A genomic segment from Natranaerobius trueperi encodes:
- a CDS encoding winged helix-turn-helix transcriptional regulator encodes MLQIKKKILDSIKQDPMISQDELASKYQSSRSTIAGHIRNLKKKGYILGKKYLMVCHAQKTMKQP; translated from the coding sequence ATCTTACAAATCAAGAAAAAAATATTAGATAGTATTAAACAAGATCCTATGATTTCTCAAGACGAGTTAGCTAGTAAATATCAGTCTAGTCGGTCTACTATAGCGGGGCATATAAGAAACCTTAAGAAAAAAGGCTATATTCTAGGTAAAAAGTATCTCATGGTATGCCATGCCCAAAAAACTATGAAACAGCCTTAG
- a CDS encoding ATP-binding protein produces the protein MKKTNQKIKGILDELLSNSFKAGATNIESKITSKDNKHVVYVKDNGKGMESDILEKAKEKLGQPRRDELEDYYGDLAGIAARNSGLTIVGMMIDDYVLISEPGKGTEITVIIDK, from the coding sequence ATGAAAAAAACCAATCAAAAGATAAAAGGAATCTTAGATGAGCTATTAAGTAACTCTTTTAAAGCTGGGGCTACTAATATCGAATCTAAAATCACCTCTAAAGATAATAAACATGTAGTATATGTAAAAGACAACGGTAAAGGTATGGAATCAGATATTTTAGAAAAAGCAAAGGAAAAGTTGGGGCAACCTCGTAGAGATGAGCTTGAAGATTATTATGGTGATCTAGCAGGGATAGCTGCTAGAAATTCAGGTTTAACGATTGTTGGTATGATGATTGATGATTATGTTCTTATATCTGAACCCGGTAAAGGTACAGAAATTACTGTAATAATTGATAAGTAA